The following coding sequences are from one Pseudobacteroides sp. window:
- a CDS encoding asparaginase, which translates to MHPLVVLTRTNRIESVHKGYICVTDSKKNVIYSIGDPDTKVYFRSSAKPIQAVALASSGAINKFNITLKELAIICSSHSGEDFHREAVSSILNKVGLNEESLSCGVANPYNQDMINQLIRKGERPSQLYNCCSGKHAGMLALCKYYDFPTEAYTEPDHPVQKIILKTLAELLDCNTEDIVIGIDGCDAPTFMVSLHQASYLYSLLAQGINGTGKYRNAFGIIQKAMISYPRMINGDKEFCTDLITHSDGKVIGKVGAEGIYCVAVPEKQLGICIKISDGNERGVYPVTTHILSQLEVLNEKAMEKLRTWAFPPVKNHKGKIAGYTVPVFDISKNGGTFRIGDKFEFKGEHAWNH; encoded by the coding sequence ATGCATCCATTAGTAGTACTTACAAGGACAAATCGCATTGAAAGTGTTCATAAAGGTTATATTTGTGTAACGGATTCAAAGAAAAATGTTATATACAGCATAGGAGATCCAGATACAAAAGTATATTTCAGGTCTTCCGCCAAGCCCATCCAAGCTGTGGCCCTTGCAAGCTCCGGTGCCATAAACAAATTCAACATCACCCTAAAGGAATTGGCGATAATATGTTCATCTCATAGTGGAGAAGACTTCCACAGAGAAGCTGTAAGCTCCATATTAAATAAAGTGGGGCTAAATGAAGAAAGCTTGAGCTGCGGTGTAGCAAATCCTTATAACCAGGATATGATAAATCAGCTCATAAGAAAGGGAGAGCGTCCTTCACAGCTGTATAACTGCTGTTCCGGAAAACACGCCGGCATGCTTGCTCTATGCAAATACTATGATTTTCCTACAGAGGCGTATACAGAGCCGGACCACCCTGTACAAAAGATTATACTTAAAACACTGGCTGAACTTTTGGACTGCAACACGGAAGATATTGTTATTGGTATTGATGGGTGTGATGCCCCCACTTTCATGGTTTCACTACACCAGGCATCTTACCTTTATTCACTCTTAGCTCAGGGCATAAACGGGACAGGGAAATATAGAAACGCTTTTGGAATAATTCAAAAAGCCATGATCAGTTATCCTCGTATGATCAATGGAGATAAGGAATTTTGCACAGATCTGATTACCCATTCCGATGGTAAAGTTATAGGCAAGGTAGGTGCCGAGGGTATATATTGCGTAGCAGTACCTGAAAAACAGCTTGGAATCTGTATAAAGATTTCAGACGGCAACGAGCGTGGAGTCTATCCCGTTACAACACACATTTTAAGTCAACTGGAAGTTTTAAATGAAAAGGCCATGGAAAAGCTCAGGACATGGGCATTTCCGCCTGTTAAAAACCACAAGGGTAAAATTGCAGGGTATACTGTGCCTGTATTTGATATAAGCAAAAACGGTGGTACCTTTAGAATAGGCGATAAATTTGAATTCAAAGGTGAACATGCATGGAACCATTAG